In the Sulfolobales archaeon genome, AGCTTCTAGCCCAAACATGGAAGCTCATAGAGAGATATCATATATATGAAGCAGACGCCCTACAAATAGTATCTGCAAAATTAATTAATGCTCAAGAATTTTATACAGGAGATCAAAAACTATATGAAGTAGCTATTAAAGAAGGACTTAACAGCAGGTTACTAGGTTAGCAAGTAAGATAAAGCCGAAAGGGTTTTCCTAATGAGACTCGCCCTAGATGATTATTGAAAGCTGGAACTATATTGATGGCGGGGGGTTGATGAGGAGAGATGGGATTGGAAGAATTGGATATCAAAACCTATTCTCATTTAATATATGGTGGTGTCTATGGAGATTGTTCTCAGGCCTATAGGGTTTATAAGGGTGGGGTTTTCGGATGATGTTGTTAGAGAGTCTTTTGAGGGTGTTGATGGTGATATAGAAATTCTTCCTGAGTATGAGGAGGGTTTGGCTGGGATAGATGGTTTTTCACATCTGATAATCATAGCCTATCTCCACAAGATCTCTGCCCAGGATAGGGTTAGGCTCAGGGTTAGGCCTAGGAAGTGGATTAGACTCGGGTTATCGGAGGATGAGGTGCCCGAGGTTGGTGTCTTCTGCACCGACTCTCCCTTCAGGCCTAACCCCATTGCTCTCTCTATTGTGAGGCTTGTGGGGAGGAGTGGGAGGGTTCTCCATGTGAGGGGTCTAGATCTCTTTGATGGAACCCCTGTTCTTGATATAAAGCCATATACATATTCTAGGAGGGTTGATTCTATAGGTGTTCCTGGCTGGTACTCCGATCTCTTGAACCGTATTAGGAGGATCTATCCGGATGCTAGGGAGATATAGAACAGATCTCAGATCTCTTTTAGCTTGGAGCTCTCTAGCGCGATAGACCATCTGATCCTTGCTTTCCTCTCAGTCCTACCTACAACCTCGATCCTCCCGATCCCCAGGGCTATCTTTAAACCTATATATTCTAGGAACTCTCTACATCCAACTGCGATGCTACCCCCCAGCCCGACTCTACATAGATCTTTATCTGCTATAGCTATACCCTTTATAACAGCTATGTCTGGGCTTGGATTCGATGTTTTAATAGCGGATCTCACTAAGATCCTCTCAACCCCGAGGTCTATCCCTAGATCCCTAGCTATCCTCCTAGCCTCTGGAGCCATGATCCTCATGTGGAGGAGCTTCTCATCATCACCCTGGATATATGGTCTACATGTCTTCCTAATCATCGAGTGAATGCTATATAGATTCTCTATAACAGCCGAGACCTTATCCCCAGGCGACCCCGGTTTATGGGATAATATAGATAGATCCTCGTCCCCCAGCTGAAGACCTATATGAAGATCTAGAAGCCCTCCAGAGGCATTAGAAACCTCACCAGGATCTCCGAAGAGCCTTCTAAAGATCCCGAGGGGTATCGAGTCTAGAGCCTTGATAACAAGGCTATGAGGGCTTCTAAGAGGCATAGCCCTTATCGAGGATGCTGCAACACCACCCAACACCTTGAATATATATAGAGGATCGCTTCTGAGAGCTGAGAGATCCCTTACAACCTGCTCCTCAACCCTTTTCAAAAGCACACCAGGATCTCTTGAAACACCTCTAAAAACAGATTCGAGAGCATGTATAGAGACAGATGCAAGCCCTCTAAAGCTAGTCCCACCGCTAAAATCTATCGAAACACCCTCCGAGGCTTTTTCAAAGGGGACGCCAGATGCTATTAGCCTGAGGACCTCCCCAGCCCCTGAGACCCTCACCCCTAGTAGGCGTTTCAACACCCTCATAACCCTCCTTGAATGACCAACACTCCTACCCCCTATGACGCCTATGAAGAACTGCTTATAAGGCCCTGGATCCCTCTTGATCTCCTCGTAGATCCTCATAACCCTTGCTAGGCTCATATATATAG is a window encoding:
- the tsaA gene encoding tRNA (N6-threonylcarbamoyladenosine(37)-N6)-methyltransferase TrmO; protein product: MEIVLRPIGFIRVGFSDDVVRESFEGVDGDIEILPEYEEGLAGIDGFSHLIIIAYLHKISAQDRVRLRVRPRKWIRLGLSEDEVPEVGVFCTDSPFRPNPIALSIVRLVGRSGRVLHVRGLDLFDGTPVLDIKPYTYSRRVDSIGVPGWYSDLLNRIRRIYPDAREI